The window GCCCTCGAGAGCGAGACCACCGCGGCGACCCTCGGCAAGGAAGGCGTCAGGGCCTTCAACCCGATGGCCATACTTGACTTCATGAGCGTCCCGCTCGGGGAATACCTCAGGAACTACCTTGACTTTGAGAAGAAGCTCAGAAAGGCCCCCAAGATATTCGCGGTGAACTACTTCCTCCGCGATGAAAACGGGAACTGGCTCAACCACAAGCTCGACAAGGGCGTCTGGCTCAAGTGGATGGAGCTGAGGGTTCACGGGGACGTCGGGGCGATAGAGACCCCCATAGGCTACATACCGAAGTACGCGGACCTCGCCAGGCTCTTTGAGGAGGTCCTGGACAAGGAGTACACTAGGGAGGAGTACGAGAAACAGTTCACCATCCGCGTTCCGGAGTTGCTCGCCAAGATAGAGCGCATCGAGACCATCTACCGCGAGAAGGTTGGGGAAGTCCCGGAGGAGCTCTTCCAGGTTCTCGAGGATGAAAGGAAGAGGCTCCTTGAGGCCAGGGAGCGGTACGGGGACTACATCAGCCCCTTCGCCCTTGAGGGGGAGTGAGCTTTTCTCCCGATTTTCTTCTTTTTGCGGGCCTTCGTCAAACGTCGAGCGGTAAGGCTTTTTAAGGACATCGATAACTAAGTATCACCCAGGATGATATACGGGTGGTTGCCATGGCAGAGCTCGATACGTGCACATGTGATACAATCAGGGAGAAGCTTCCCCATCCGCTTAAGGGCCTGGCCGACCTGGCCTACAACTACTGGTGGAGCTGGAACAGGCGTGCCACCAAGCTCTGGGAACGGATAGACCCAGAACTCTGGCGCGAGCACAAGAACCCCGTTAAGCTCCTGCTGGACACACCTGAAGACCGCTTCAAGGAGCTCCTCCGCGACGATGATTTCATGAACCTCTACGAGCTGGTGATGGACCAGTTTGAGGCTTATATGAATCCCGAGAGTACCTGGTTCTCGACCAACTATCCCAAGTGGGACAAACCTATAGTGTACCTCTGCATGGAGTACGGTATAAGCAGGAGCCTGCCCATCTATTCCGGTGGTCTGGGAATTCTCGCTGGCGACCACGTGAAGACCGCGAGCGACCTCGGGCTTCCGTTCATAGCGGTTGGCCTTCTCTACAAGCACGGCTACTTTAGGCAGGAGATAGACAGGGACGGCCGGCAGAGGGAGATATTCCCCGAGTACCGGCCGGATGAGATGCCGATCACGCCAGTTCTCGGTAGCGATGGAAAACCGCTTCTGGTCGAGGTTCCGATTGGGGGTGACATCGTCCATGCTAGGGCCTTTGAGGTGAGGGTCGGCAGGGTCAGGATATACCTTCTCGACACGGATGTGCCCGAGAACAGCGCCGACGACAGAAAGATATGTGACTACCTCTACAACGCCGAGATAGACAAGCGCATAAAGCAGGAGATACTTCTTGGAATCGGTGGGATGAGGCTCCTGAAAAGGCTCGGAATAGAACCCGGTGTCGTTCACCTCAATGAGGGGCACCCGGCCTTTGCGAACCTCCAGAGGATGGCCTGGTACATGGAGGAGGGCCTTACCTTCACAGAGGCGCTCAGCATAGTTAGGGGCACGACGGTTTTCACCACGCACACCCCGGTTCCGGCCGGCCACGACAGGTTTCCGATAGAGGAAGTCAGGAAGAGGCTGGCAAGGTTTCTTGAGGGCAGGGAAGAGCTTCTGGAGCTTGGCAGGGAAGGCAACCAGCTTAACATGACCCTCCTGGCCATAAGGACGTCGAGCTACGTCAACGGCGTGAGCCAGCTTCATGCGGAGGTCAGCAAGCGCATGTGGAAGGACCTCTGGCCGGACGTCCCGATAGACGAGATACCGATAGAGGGCATCACGAACGGAATCCACACCATGACGTGGGTTCACAACGAGATGAGGAAGCTCTTCGACCGCTACATTGGAAAGGTTTGGCGTGAACACACGAACCTGGAGGGAATCTGGTACGCCGTTGAGAGGATCCCTGACGAGGAGCTCTGGGAGGCGCACCTCGAAGCCAAGAGACAGTTCCTCGCCCTTCTGAGGAGGAAGATCATGCGGAGGAACCAGCGCCTCGGTACGGACGACCCTCTCCCGAGCATCGACGAGAACGCTCTCATAATTGGCTTCGCCAGGCGCTTTGCAACCTACAAGCGGGCGACGCTCCTGTTCACGGACCTTGAGCGGCTGAAGAGGATCCTCAACAACCCCGAGCGGCCGGTGTACCTGGTCTTCGGTGGAAAGGCCCACCCGATGGATGAGGCCGGGAAGGAATTCCTTAAGCGCGTTTACGAGGTCAGCCAGATGCCCGAGTTCCGGGGCAAGATATTCGTGATGGAGAACTACGATATGGGTAGCGCCAGGCTCATGGTTGCGGGCGTCGATGTCTGGCTCAACAACCCGCGCAGACCGCTGGAGGCGAGCGGAACGAGCGGCATGAAAGCTGGATTAAACGGCGTCCTCAACGCGAGCATCTACGACGGCTGGTGGGTCGAGGGCTACAACGGAAAGAACGGCTGGGTGATCGGCGAGGAGAGCACGGAGCCGGAGACGGATGCCGACGACGTCAAGGATGCCGTGGCCCTCTACGAACTCCTTGAGAGGGAGATAATCCCGACCTACTACGACAACCGCGAGCGCTGGATTTACATGATGAAGGAGAGCATTAAGGGCATCGCCCCGCGCTTCAGCACCCACCGCATGGTCAAGGAGTACATGGACAGGTTCTACTCGAGGGCCATGAGCAACCACATCTGGCTCACCCGCGACGGATACCGCGGTGCGAAGGACATTGCCGCGTGGAAGGACCGCGTCACCGCCTCGTGGGACGAAGTGCGGCTCTGTGATCCGAAGGTTCGCGAAGACGGAACCGGTCTGGAGGTGGAGGTTGTCCTGGACGGACTGAAGCCCGAAGACGTTCGCGTGGAGCTCTACTTTGGGGTTAAGGCGGAGGGCTACAACGTCGAAAGGGCCCACATAATAGAGCTCAGGCATCCGAAGAAGCTCGAAGGCGGCAGGTGGCTCTACACCTACGAGGGCAACGCTCTCAGACATCTGGGCGACCCCTGCTGGCACTACGCACTCCGCGTTTATCCGCACCACGAGAAGCTGCCCCACAGGTTCCTCCTCGGTCTGGTGAAGTGGAAGAACCTCGACGCTTGAACTTTCCTTTTTGTTTCATCCCTGCACTGTACTGTGCCGTAGAATGCCAGTTGGAACTTTTAGACTTTCCCTGTGAAGGGACATATTTTTTAACCGGAAGCGTTCATTGTAAAAGCCGGACAACCTATAGGGGGTGAAATCATGGATGAGGTGAAGAAGTGGACTCTGTACCTTACGTTCCTGGTTGCGGGATTCGCCACGGGCATCGGTAGCATAGGCCTGTTCCCCCAGTTCTGGCTCCAGTACGGCATTACAGGAATGGCTGTGTACATTGTCTTCCTTGCAGTGTTTACGTACATCGCCATACTTGAGGCAGAGACTGTCATGAAGTCTGGCTACTACTTCGTCGAGCTTTACAACAAGGTTTCCAAGCGGCCGGCGATGGTGCTGTCCATCTTCGTCGTTGTGGCAATTTTCCTCTCGTACTACGCGGCCAACACCATGCTGACGGTGCTCTCGCCCGTCCTCGGCACGGGAACCGTTGCCAGGCTGATAGCGAAGGTGCTGATGTTCACCATGGTCTTTTTGATACTCACCAGAGCTAAGGAGAAGACGTTCTCCATCATGGCCTTTGGTTCGATAATCTTCGTCGTCGCGGTGACCGTGACCGCCGTTGCCTTCAAGGTTCAGATACCTGAGAACGCGGCGTTTCTGGGGCTGGCCAAGCATATGATAGTTGCCAGACACGAATTGAGCCTTGCCCTGATAAAGGCTGCCGCCGAAAGGGCCCTCTACGGTGTCGGCCTGGGAATGGCTTTCTACCTCATGCTCGGCAGCTTCATAAACGAGCGCTTCAACGCCAAGGTCATCATCGGGACAGGCATATTCATCCAGCTCCTCATAGGCGTCCTCTCCACGGTAACCGTGGTTTACGCCATTGCCCCCACAACGCCGGAAAGACTCCTTCAGTACGTCTACGGTGGGGAAGAGGGCGCCATTCAGATGATGGCCGACCTTCCCACGATACTCGCGGATTATCCCATGCTCCTGGCGTTAATAGGCCTTTCTACGTTCTTCGCCGGTGTGACCAGCCTGCTCCCAACCGCGGAGGTTGGCCTTCAGATCATCGAATCGATGATGGATACCGGAAGAAACCGGGCCGCGACGTACCTGATAGGGACCTCCCTCCTGATAGGCATCTTTGACTCCCAGCCCTCGATAGCCAACATGGTCCTCAAGGCGGTTGTCGTTGCCACGTTCTTCACGGCAATATACGAGCTCTACCCGGTGGTTTCGTCCGGAAAGAAGCTCTCAATGGCCGCTATGGCAGTGGTTGCAGTAGGCTCTCTCGTGTTCGTGGTTGGGGGTCTCTACGCCTTCTTCGGCGTGTTCAGGGCCGGCGGGCTCTACGTAGTCTCGGGTGTCCTGGCGGCCATCGTGTTGCTCTTCGGCCTCTTTGGCGACAGGCTGGTCGCCCAGAAAACGGCCGTATGATGCCCCTTTTATTTTCTCTTTAATTCCCTGCTGAAAAAGATAAGAAAAGGTGGCAGCGCGTTACCTGTGGGCGAATATCGCCACGACCTTCTCGGGCGTTACCTCGTCTATTCTGACGAATCCAAAGCGCTCGAACTGAACAACATCGTCCACGCTGACCTCGGCATCACTCTCCAGGAGGCCCTTCCTCACAACGAGTTCGTCCCCCTCGGGGACAAGAACCTCACAGGGCTTCCCCTCTGTGACCCAGTGCACCATCCTCCAGCGGTTCTCCCTGGCAACTTCGTAGTCAACGCTGTGGAACCTCGCTTTTATGCCCTCCTCTGAGACCTCAACTATCTCGACGTTGAAGAGGTCCTTAAGGCGGACGAAGTTGCCTGGCTTGAACAGCTCCATGTCATCCTTCGAGACGTAGACAGGCTTTCCAGGCACGAACTTGAGCCTCCTGACACCGCGCTCCGGGTGGTCCGGGTGGAGCGGTACCTCCGCCGTGAACTCCTCGGCCCCCTCTATCCACATCGGAATGGGATCGGCGACGAAGAAGTACCTGTTGGCCACAGGCTCGATTATCCTCCGGTTTATCGCCGCCAGGTTGTCCCAGCTTATCGTGGTGTCGCTTCTCTTGAGGCCGACGTCGATGATGAGCTCCCTTATTGCCTCGGGTCTTATGCCGCGCCTCCTGAGGGCCCTTATGGTGCCAAGCCTGGGGTCGTCCCAGCCGAGGTACTTGCCCTCCTCTATTCCCTTTCTGGTTTTGGACTTGCTGAGGATGACCCCCTCAATGCTGAGCCTTCCGTGGTGAACCGTCTGAGGGTATTCCCAGCCGAAGTAGTCGTAGAGGTAGCGCTGTCTCGTTTCGTTCTCCGCGTGCTCCTGTCCGCGGAAGATGTGGGTGACGCCGAGCTCGTGGTCGTCTATGGCCGAGGCGAAGTTGTAGAGCGGCCAGACGCGGTACTTGTCGCCAACGCGCGGGTGGTCCGCGTTGTCGATTATCCTCAGCGCCGGCCAGTCGCGGACGGCAGGATTGGGATGCTTGAGGTCAGTCTTTATCCTGACGACGGCCTCTCCCTCTCTGTACTCTCCGTTCAGCATCTTCCTCCAGCGCTCCAGCTGAACCTCAACCGGCTCCTCCCTGTGCGGGCAGGCGATGCCCTTGTCCCTAAGCTCGCGGAACTTCTCCGGTGGGCAGGTGCAGACGTAGGCCTTTCCGCCCTTTATGAGCTCCTCCGCGTACCTGTAGTATATCTCCAGCCTGTCGCTGGCTATGTGAACCTCATCGACCTTGAAGCCGAGCCACTCGAGGTCCTCCTTGATCCACTCGTAGAACTTGGGCTCGGGCCTCTTGACCTTCGGGTCGGTGTCGTCGAAGCGGAGTATGAACCTGCCGCCGTAGAGCCTCGCGTACTCGTGGCTCAGAATAGCGGCCCTCGCGTTTCCGAGGTGGAACGCGCCGTCCGGATTGGGGGCGAAGCGCGTGACGACCTTCCCCTTCTCGGCCTTCGGCAGGGGCGGGAGGCCTTTTTTCTCCTCCTTTTTCTCCTTCTTTGCTTCAAAGAACTCGGGATAAATCTCCCTGAGCTTGGCCCCCTGCTCCTCGATGCTCATGCCGTTGACCTTTTCCACGATTTCGTTCACCAGGGGAATCACTTCCTTGGCCTTCGGTCTCAGCTCCGGGTTCTCGCCGAGAACCTTTCCTATAACCGCCTTTGGGTTTGCCCTCCCCTTGTGGGTGTAAGCGTTGATGAGCGCGTACTTCAGTATGAGCTCCTCCACGTTCATTCTCCTCACCGGGGGGAGAAAGGCGGGAGTGGTTATAAAGTTAGTCCTCGGAAATTGGGAGAAAAGGGGTGCGGAGCTCACTCCGCGAAGGTGACTATCTTGAGGTTTATCGGGCGCCTGACGACGTTGTACTTCCTCGCGCCGACGAGGTACTTGACGCCGCTCTCGCTCACCGTGTCGATGAGCCTCTGGGTTATGACGCCGTTGAAGACGACGGCGTAGACGTCCTTGCGCTCCTTGAGCCGCCCGGTCATCTCCCTAACGGGTATCTCCGCGAGGACGTTTTTGTCCTTGTCGAGGAGGAGCGCCATCGACTCCTTGGAGGCCTTGACCTTCTCTATGAGCTCGCCGAACTCATCGAGCTCGCTTGGCTTCGGCTGCTGGATGGGTTTTATTATCCTCTCCTCCCTCTTGGGCTCGGGCCTCTCGGGCTTTTCCGGCTTCCTCTCCACCGGGCCCCTCTGCACCTGGCTGGGGGCGTGGGCAGCGGGTTTCCGCTCCTCCTTCCTCTCTTCCCTTGCCTTTGCCTTCTCCTTTTCCTTGATGACGTCGTAGAAGTTCCTGCCCTTGTAGAATATCTCGGTTATGACCTGCTCCGCCGGGACCTTGCTCCTGAGGGACTTGACTATCTCCTTCTTGGTGAGCTCTTCAACTTCCTTGCCCTCCGGCGCGCGGGCCACGTAGTCCACATCGGCAACCTGGAGGAGCTCCTTGAGGATGAGCTCGCCGCCGCGGTCGCCGTCGGTGAAGGCGGTAACAATGCGCTCCTTGCTGAGCTTGGTTATCGTCTCGGGAACCGAAGTGCCCTCCACGGCTATGGCGTTCTTTATACCGTGCTTGAGCAGGTTGAGGACGTCGGCCCTTCCCTCAACGACGATAATTGAGTCTGAGAACGGAACGTGCGGTCCAGCTGGGAGCTTCTCGGGGCCGTACTCGATGAGCTCCTTGGCGCGGACGGCCTTCTTGACCTCCTCGGTCAGCTCCTGGGTCTCGGGGATCTCCTGTTCCATAAGTCCCTCGAGTATCTCCTTGGCCCTCTCTATGATGTACTTCCTCTTGGTGGCACGAACGTCCTCGATGCGGAGGACCTTTATGTTGGCCTCCGCCGGGCCAACGCGGTCAATGGTCTCGAGGGCGGCCGCCAGAATCGCGGTCTCAACCCTGTCGAGGCTCGAAGGTACGGTTATCGTTCCGTAGGTTTTTCCGGCCTTTGTGTGAACTTCAACCCTTATCCTTCCAATCCTTCCGGTCTTCTGAAGCTCCCTGAGGTCAAGATCGTCACCGAGAAGACCCTCAGTCTGTCCAAAAATAGCACCAACAACGTCCGGCCTTTCAACAATTCCGCTTGCTTCAAACTC of the Thermococcus celericrescens genome contains:
- a CDS encoding glutamate--tRNA ligase; this encodes MNVEELILKYALINAYTHKGRANPKAVIGKVLGENPELRPKAKEVIPLVNEIVEKVNGMSIEEQGAKLREIYPEFFEAKKEKKEEKKGLPPLPKAEKGKVVTRFAPNPDGAFHLGNARAAILSHEYARLYGGRFILRFDDTDPKVKRPEPKFYEWIKEDLEWLGFKVDEVHIASDRLEIYYRYAEELIKGGKAYVCTCPPEKFRELRDKGIACPHREEPVEVQLERWRKMLNGEYREGEAVVRIKTDLKHPNPAVRDWPALRIIDNADHPRVGDKYRVWPLYNFASAIDDHELGVTHIFRGQEHAENETRQRYLYDYFGWEYPQTVHHGRLSIEGVILSKSKTRKGIEEGKYLGWDDPRLGTIRALRRRGIRPEAIRELIIDVGLKRSDTTISWDNLAAINRRIIEPVANRYFFVADPIPMWIEGAEEFTAEVPLHPDHPERGVRRLKFVPGKPVYVSKDDMELFKPGNFVRLKDLFNVEIVEVSEEGIKARFHSVDYEVARENRWRMVHWVTEGKPCEVLVPEGDELVVRKGLLESDAEVSVDDVVQFERFGFVRIDEVTPEKVVAIFAHR
- a CDS encoding sodium-dependent transporter — encoded protein: MDEVKKWTLYLTFLVAGFATGIGSIGLFPQFWLQYGITGMAVYIVFLAVFTYIAILEAETVMKSGYYFVELYNKVSKRPAMVLSIFVVVAIFLSYYAANTMLTVLSPVLGTGTVARLIAKVLMFTMVFLILTRAKEKTFSIMAFGSIIFVVAVTVTAVAFKVQIPENAAFLGLAKHMIVARHELSLALIKAAAERALYGVGLGMAFYLMLGSFINERFNAKVIIGTGIFIQLLIGVLSTVTVVYAIAPTTPERLLQYVYGGEEGAIQMMADLPTILADYPMLLALIGLSTFFAGVTSLLPTAEVGLQIIESMMDTGRNRAATYLIGTSLLIGIFDSQPSIANMVLKAVVVATFFTAIYELYPVVSSGKKLSMAAMAVVAVGSLVFVVGGLYAFFGVFRAGGLYVVSGVLAAIVLLFGLFGDRLVAQKTAV
- the malP gene encoding maltodextrin phosphorylase, with the protein product MAELDTCTCDTIREKLPHPLKGLADLAYNYWWSWNRRATKLWERIDPELWREHKNPVKLLLDTPEDRFKELLRDDDFMNLYELVMDQFEAYMNPESTWFSTNYPKWDKPIVYLCMEYGISRSLPIYSGGLGILAGDHVKTASDLGLPFIAVGLLYKHGYFRQEIDRDGRQREIFPEYRPDEMPITPVLGSDGKPLLVEVPIGGDIVHARAFEVRVGRVRIYLLDTDVPENSADDRKICDYLYNAEIDKRIKQEILLGIGGMRLLKRLGIEPGVVHLNEGHPAFANLQRMAWYMEEGLTFTEALSIVRGTTVFTTHTPVPAGHDRFPIEEVRKRLARFLEGREELLELGREGNQLNMTLLAIRTSSYVNGVSQLHAEVSKRMWKDLWPDVPIDEIPIEGITNGIHTMTWVHNEMRKLFDRYIGKVWREHTNLEGIWYAVERIPDEELWEAHLEAKRQFLALLRRKIMRRNQRLGTDDPLPSIDENALIIGFARRFATYKRATLLFTDLERLKRILNNPERPVYLVFGGKAHPMDEAGKEFLKRVYEVSQMPEFRGKIFVMENYDMGSARLMVAGVDVWLNNPRRPLEASGTSGMKAGLNGVLNASIYDGWWVEGYNGKNGWVIGEESTEPETDADDVKDAVALYELLEREIIPTYYDNRERWIYMMKESIKGIAPRFSTHRMVKEYMDRFYSRAMSNHIWLTRDGYRGAKDIAAWKDRVTASWDEVRLCDPKVREDGTGLEVEVVLDGLKPEDVRVELYFGVKAEGYNVERAHIIELRHPKKLEGGRWLYTYEGNALRHLGDPCWHYALRVYPHHEKLPHRFLLGLVKWKNLDA
- the dnaG gene encoding DNA primase DnaG, producing the protein MKRKKTVLHHILAEKQKFEKRKEGDGMSAKDEFGTTKYVIYAEFEASGIVERPDVVGAIFGQTEGLLGDDLDLRELQKTGRIGRIRVEVHTKAGKTYGTITVPSSLDRVETAILAAALETIDRVGPAEANIKVLRIEDVRATKRKYIIERAKEILEGLMEQEIPETQELTEEVKKAVRAKELIEYGPEKLPAGPHVPFSDSIIVVEGRADVLNLLKHGIKNAIAVEGTSVPETITKLSKERIVTAFTDGDRGGELILKELLQVADVDYVARAPEGKEVEELTKKEIVKSLRSKVPAEQVITEIFYKGRNFYDVIKEKEKAKAREERKEERKPAAHAPSQVQRGPVERKPEKPERPEPKREERIIKPIQQPKPSELDEFGELIEKVKASKESMALLLDKDKNVLAEIPVREMTGRLKERKDVYAVVFNGVITQRLIDTVSESGVKYLVGARKYNVVRRPINLKIVTFAE